Proteins encoded together in one Desulfovibrio sp. Huiquan2017 window:
- a CDS encoding helicase-related protein translates to MAIHGSSPFTTDGLGVNPASGFAINTLVTAPREAQSLLEWFDSIWENPEESRDIKKQLLADIEAIYADNSPSFLYFFVLYNIFSEFLEELDEESIIKTRTGIKDTTVWNKLYKFQRDGVLGAIDKIEKYNGCIIADSVGLGKTFEALAVIKYYELRNDRVLVLCPKKLRENWTLYTINDKRNILASDRFNYDVLNHTDLSRVQGFSGEINLSTLNWGNYDLVVIDESHNFRNNPPKKGTITRYSRLMSEIIKSGVKTKVLMLSATPVNNRMTDLKNQVAFITEGDDLALKEHGITSIEESLRRAQVRFNQWLKLEESERTTEALLEALNFDYFKLLDLLTIARSRKHIEKYYDIAEIGQFPERAKPINIYADIDTDGRFPELKEINRSIRKLNLSAYSPLKYVLADKREEYGRKYDMQLSGGSVFKQIDREASLIHLMRVNLFKRMESSINSFGLTLEKLLNHVREIIRRIDGHDPSGIEEISIEDIEVDSLEFDEHLIGNKVKVLIQDIDRIRWKQELEEDEALLVQLLGDTERVEPETDAKLLELKKAISEKIATPVNPGNLKVIIFTAFADTANYLYANLSDWAKSKHGIHSALVTGGTGGNRTTLHTIRKDLPSILTSFSPVSKERSMVDATLTEEIDLLIATDCISEGQNLQDCDYLINYDIHWNPVRIIQRFGRVDRLGSKNAVIQLVNFWPNLELDEYINLQARVSGRMVLLDISATGEENLIEQNAGDEMNDLEYRRKQLERLQNEVVDIEDLGENISITDLTLNDFRMDLAGYLKEHREELEHKSIGAFAVAGADEDLQPGVIFCLRSENPKMDTDKTYALAPHYLVHVSDSGAVTLNYTQAKKVLDLLRKAAGKSKAVDADMVGTLNRLTRQGRDVSEYQGLLGKAVATISGKAEEHGTASLFARGGTAISKGTFRGIEDFEVVAYLIVLDGEAA, encoded by the coding sequence GTGGCCATCCATGGAAGCTCCCCCTTCACCACGGATGGGTTGGGGGTTAACCCTGCCTCGGGTTTTGCGATCAACACGCTGGTCACTGCCCCTCGGGAGGCGCAAAGCCTGTTGGAGTGGTTCGATTCGATTTGGGAGAACCCCGAAGAATCCCGCGACATCAAGAAACAGCTCCTTGCCGACATAGAGGCCATCTATGCCGACAATTCCCCCAGCTTTCTCTATTTCTTTGTCTTGTACAATATCTTCAGCGAGTTCCTGGAGGAGCTCGATGAGGAAAGCATCATCAAGACCCGGACTGGCATCAAGGATACGACAGTCTGGAATAAGCTCTACAAATTCCAGCGGGACGGAGTGCTGGGCGCAATCGACAAGATCGAAAAGTACAACGGCTGCATCATCGCGGACAGTGTCGGTCTGGGCAAGACCTTCGAGGCCTTGGCCGTCATCAAATACTACGAACTCCGTAACGACAGGGTGCTCGTCCTGTGTCCCAAGAAACTGCGCGAGAACTGGACGCTCTACACCATCAATGACAAGCGGAACATCCTGGCTTCCGACCGCTTCAATTACGATGTGCTGAACCACACGGATCTCTCCCGCGTCCAGGGCTTTTCCGGCGAAATCAACCTCTCCACGCTGAACTGGGGCAACTACGACCTCGTGGTCATCGACGAGTCGCACAACTTCCGCAACAATCCGCCTAAGAAGGGGACCATCACCCGGTACTCCCGGCTCATGAGCGAGATCATCAAGTCGGGCGTGAAGACCAAGGTCCTGATGCTCTCGGCCACCCCAGTCAACAACCGCATGACCGACCTCAAGAACCAGGTTGCCTTCATCACCGAGGGCGACGACCTGGCCTTGAAGGAACACGGCATCACGAGCATCGAGGAGTCGCTGCGACGCGCCCAGGTCCGGTTCAACCAGTGGCTGAAGCTGGAGGAGTCGGAGCGCACCACGGAGGCCCTCCTGGAAGCGCTCAACTTCGATTATTTCAAGCTCCTGGACCTCCTGACCATAGCCCGGTCCCGCAAGCACATTGAGAAGTACTACGACATCGCGGAGATCGGGCAATTCCCCGAACGGGCCAAGCCGATCAACATCTACGCCGACATCGACACTGACGGGCGGTTCCCGGAACTCAAAGAGATCAACCGGAGCATCCGCAAGCTGAACCTCAGCGCCTATTCGCCCCTGAAGTACGTCCTGGCCGACAAGCGGGAGGAGTACGGCCGCAAATACGACATGCAGCTTTCCGGCGGTTCCGTATTCAAACAGATCGACCGTGAAGCCAGCTTGATCCACCTGATGCGCGTCAACCTCTTCAAGCGCATGGAGAGCTCCATCAACTCTTTCGGGCTGACCCTGGAGAAGCTGCTCAACCATGTGCGGGAGATTATCCGGCGCATTGACGGGCACGATCCGTCGGGCATCGAGGAAATCTCCATCGAGGACATCGAGGTCGACTCCCTGGAGTTCGACGAGCACCTGATCGGCAACAAGGTCAAGGTGCTCATTCAGGATATCGACCGCATCCGCTGGAAGCAGGAACTGGAAGAGGACGAGGCGTTGCTCGTGCAGCTCCTCGGGGACACGGAACGGGTCGAGCCTGAGACCGACGCCAAGCTCCTGGAGCTCAAGAAGGCCATCTCGGAGAAAATCGCTACGCCCGTCAATCCGGGCAATCTGAAGGTCATCATTTTCACGGCCTTTGCCGACACGGCCAATTACCTCTATGCCAACCTTTCGGACTGGGCCAAGAGCAAGCATGGCATCCATTCGGCATTGGTGACCGGCGGGACGGGCGGCAATAGAACAACGCTGCACACCATCCGCAAGGACCTGCCCTCAATTCTGACTTCGTTTTCTCCCGTCTCCAAGGAACGAAGCATGGTGGATGCCACGCTTACCGAGGAGATCGACCTGCTCATTGCCACGGACTGCATTTCCGAGGGCCAGAACCTGCAGGACTGCGACTACCTGATCAACTACGACATCCACTGGAACCCGGTCCGGATCATCCAGCGGTTTGGGCGTGTAGATCGGCTCGGCTCGAAGAACGCTGTCATTCAGCTCGTCAACTTCTGGCCGAATCTGGAGCTGGACGAGTACATCAACCTGCAGGCGCGGGTCTCGGGCCGCATGGTGCTCCTGGATATCTCCGCCACCGGCGAGGAGAATCTTATTGAGCAGAACGCGGGCGATGAAATGAACGACCTGGAGTATCGCCGCAAGCAGTTGGAGCGGCTCCAAAACGAGGTCGTGGACATCGAGGACCTGGGCGAGAACATTTCCATCACCGACCTGACCCTCAACGATTTCAGGATGGACCTTGCGGGCTACCTCAAGGAACACCGGGAAGAATTGGAGCACAAGTCCATCGGGGCCTTTGCCGTTGCCGGGGCCGATGAGGACTTGCAGCCGGGCGTCATCTTCTGCCTGCGGAGCGAGAACCCGAAGATGGACACGGACAAGACCTATGCCCTTGCACCGCACTATCTGGTCCATGTCTCGGACTCCGGCGCGGTGACGTTGAATTACACCCAGGCCAAGAAGGTCCTCGACCTTTTGCGAAAAGCCGCCGGAAAGTCCAAAGCCGTTGATGCGGACATGGTGGGGACGTTGAACCGCCTGACGCGCCAGGGGCGGGATGTGAGCGAATATCAGGGACTTCTCGGCAAGGCCGTGGCCACCATTTCCGGCAAGGCCGAAGAGCACGGGACGGCCAGCTTGTTCGCCCGTGGCGGCACCGCCATCTCCAAAGGCACCTTCCGGGGCATCGAGGACTTTGAAGTGGTCGCCTACCTGATTGTCCTCGACGGGGAGGCCGCATGA
- a CDS encoding restriction endonuclease, giving the protein MNSSPNHRQDVQSSLHPALAKHRRKGISATNTNRKGHMNIPQYHEMMLPTVKVIDELGGSGTIQEIAEGVIQLLSLPEDVTSLPHNPEKSSQTEVEYRLAWARTYLKKVGLIDNSERGVWSFTEKYHRGMKLDAEEIVQEVRGLAKNSKKKAIDETPEAIPEAGDWREVIHQTILALDPSAFERLTKRILREIGFVQVEVTGKSGDGGIDGKGIVKIQDVLSYHVVFQCKRYKGSVGPGAIRDFRGAMVGRADKGLFITTGTFTREATKEATRDGASPIDLIDGDDLVEILKKLRLGVNVRMVEEVEVDCGWFEKI; this is encoded by the coding sequence GTGAATTCCAGCCCCAACCACAGGCAAGATGTTCAGTCATCTCTGCATCCGGCCTTGGCAAAGCATAGGCGGAAGGGTATATCGGCAACAAATACCAACAGAAAGGGCCACATGAATATACCTCAATACCACGAAATGATGCTCCCAACGGTCAAGGTAATCGACGAGCTCGGAGGGTCGGGAACAATCCAGGAAATCGCTGAGGGAGTAATCCAACTCCTCAGCCTTCCCGAAGACGTCACTTCGCTGCCGCATAACCCGGAGAAGTCCAGCCAAACCGAAGTTGAGTATCGTCTTGCTTGGGCCAGGACGTACCTCAAAAAGGTCGGATTGATCGACAACTCGGAGCGAGGGGTATGGTCATTCACGGAGAAGTATCATCGCGGCATGAAACTCGACGCGGAAGAGATCGTACAAGAAGTCCGTGGGTTGGCCAAAAATTCGAAGAAAAAGGCGATCGACGAGACCCCTGAAGCTATCCCCGAGGCTGGAGATTGGCGGGAAGTCATACATCAAACCATCCTCGCCCTTGACCCGAGTGCGTTTGAACGCCTGACAAAGCGCATCCTCAGGGAGATAGGTTTCGTCCAGGTGGAAGTAACCGGGAAATCCGGCGACGGTGGCATCGACGGGAAAGGGATCGTGAAGATCCAAGATGTCCTGAGCTATCACGTTGTCTTTCAGTGCAAACGCTACAAAGGCTCCGTTGGGCCAGGAGCGATTCGAGATTTCAGAGGTGCCATGGTCGGCAGAGCGGACAAAGGGCTTTTTATCACCACCGGAACCTTTACCCGCGAAGCAACCAAGGAAGCGACAAGAGACGGGGCCTCACCGATTGATTTGATCGACGGTGATGACCTCGT